A single Euzebyales bacterium DNA region contains:
- a CDS encoding DNA-formamidopyrimidine glycosylase family protein produces the protein MTYLPEVEVIRKELEKEVQGKRFKTVNVKSASSVGRHRNRPEFYRALDGRKIESVTRRGRLLLFELDEDLTLVIALGSRGALRRETATEEAGPDTQFTASFTTGGALHLVDPVKDAELFVVPTPELDALPELSTGGIDALADTFTWHAFGQELVLRQQPLALLLRDETFILGLGDLYADEILWSAGLAPTRPSNSLSSQEVRRLYRAIFEVLYEAVKQGGVNVTDVDAEEEEVGYADFVKVYERVGEQCVRCRRPIGQIDVDGVTVFACSGCQT, from the coding sequence GTGACCTACCTGCCCGAGGTCGAGGTGATCCGCAAGGAGCTCGAGAAGGAGGTCCAGGGAAAGCGCTTCAAGACGGTCAACGTCAAGAGCGCGTCCTCGGTTGGACGGCACCGCAACCGGCCGGAGTTCTACAGGGCGCTGGACGGGCGCAAGATCGAGTCGGTCACCCGGCGGGGCCGGCTGCTGTTGTTCGAGCTCGACGAGGACCTGACACTGGTGATCGCCCTCGGGTCGCGTGGTGCGCTGAGGCGGGAGACCGCGACCGAGGAGGCGGGGCCTGACACTCAGTTCACCGCGTCGTTCACCACCGGCGGGGCCCTGCACCTGGTCGACCCCGTCAAGGACGCCGAGCTGTTCGTGGTGCCGACCCCCGAGCTGGACGCGCTTCCGGAGCTGTCGACGGGTGGCATCGACGCACTGGCGGACACCTTCACGTGGCACGCGTTCGGTCAGGAGCTTGTGCTGCGCCAGCAGCCGCTCGCGTTGCTGCTGCGTGACGAGACGTTCATCCTCGGACTCGGCGACCTGTACGCTGACGAGATCCTGTGGTCGGCGGGGCTGGCGCCCACGCGCCCGAGCAACAGCCTGAGCAGCCAGGAGGTGCGGCGGCTGTATCGGGCGATCTTCGAGGTCCTGTACGAGGCCGTCAAGCAGGGTGGCGTCAACGTCACCGATGTCGACGCCGAAGAGGAAGAGGTCGGGTACGCCGACTTCGTCAAGGTCTACGAGCGCGTCGGCGAGCAGTGTGTGCGGTGCCGACGCCCGATCGGGCAGATCGACGTCGACGGTGTCACGGTGTTCGCCTGCTCGGGCTGTCAGACCTGA
- the ftsY gene encoding signal recognition particle-docking protein FtsY → MEAVILATVLGVLVAVVFVALLRVRRHPPPLDEQTAEQLADRAPTIDVPEADEPQPAGAPEVTDAAPSVAAPPAPALSPAERFRLRLGRARSGLGGAIVAIFHGGVDDDVWDELEDSLIAADVGVDATLELVAGLRERVRAENIRSGPEVLELLKEVLRLELGVADRSLAWREDGTTVWLITGVNGTGKTTSIGKVAARERAVGRTVVLAAADTFRAAAADQLALWGERAGARVVRQEEGADPAAVAFDGWSAASAAGADLLMVDTAGRLQNKRALMGELSKVKRVLDREAGRVDEVLLVLDATTGQNGLAQAKAFAEAVDVTGVVLTKLDGTAKGGIVVAIQRQLGLPVKLVGLGEDIEDLATFDPDAFVDALFAEGSQDVEIEQAGATEER, encoded by the coding sequence ATGGAAGCTGTCATCCTCGCGACGGTGCTCGGCGTACTCGTCGCCGTCGTGTTCGTCGCGCTGCTGCGCGTCCGTCGCCACCCACCACCGCTCGACGAGCAGACCGCCGAGCAGCTCGCCGACCGGGCTCCGACGATCGACGTCCCGGAGGCCGACGAGCCGCAGCCGGCCGGAGCGCCGGAGGTCACCGACGCCGCCCCGTCGGTCGCCGCCCCGCCCGCACCGGCGCTGTCACCGGCGGAGCGCTTCCGCTTGCGGCTGGGTCGCGCGCGGTCGGGCCTGGGCGGCGCGATCGTGGCCATCTTCCATGGCGGCGTCGACGACGACGTGTGGGACGAACTGGAGGACTCGCTGATCGCCGCCGACGTCGGCGTCGATGCGACGCTGGAGCTGGTCGCCGGCCTGCGCGAGCGGGTGCGGGCCGAGAACATCCGCAGCGGCCCCGAGGTGCTCGAGCTGCTCAAGGAGGTCCTGCGCCTCGAGCTGGGCGTGGCCGACCGCAGCCTCGCGTGGCGTGAGGACGGCACGACCGTCTGGCTGATCACCGGTGTCAACGGGACCGGCAAGACGACCTCGATCGGCAAGGTGGCCGCGCGTGAGCGCGCCGTCGGACGGACCGTCGTGCTGGCCGCCGCAGACACCTTCCGTGCCGCCGCCGCCGATCAGCTCGCGCTGTGGGGTGAGCGTGCGGGCGCCCGGGTGGTGCGGCAGGAGGAGGGTGCCGATCCCGCCGCTGTCGCCTTCGACGGCTGGTCCGCGGCCTCGGCTGCCGGAGCAGACCTGCTGATGGTCGACACCGCAGGGCGGCTGCAGAACAAGCGCGCACTCATGGGCGAGCTGAGCAAGGTCAAGCGGGTGCTCGACCGTGAGGCCGGGCGCGTCGACGAGGTGCTGCTGGTCCTCGACGCGACCACCGGCCAGAACGGCCTTGCCCAGGCGAAGGCGTTCGCCGAGGCCGTGGACGTCACCGGGGTGGTGCTCACCAAGCTCGACGGCACCGCCAAGGGTGGGATCGTCGTCGCGATCCAGCGCCAGCTCGGCCTGCCGGTCAAGCTGGTCGGGCTCGGCGAGGACATCGAGGACCTCGCGACCTTCGACCCGGACGCGTTCGTGGACGCCCTGTTCGCTGAGGGCAGCCAGGACGTCGAGATCGAGCAGGCTGGCGCGACCGAGGAGCGCTGA
- the smc gene encoding chromosome segregation protein SMC, whose translation MYLSSLTLRGFKSFADKTTLAMEPGVTVIVGPNGSGKSNVVDALTWVLGTQSPRSLRGGAMSDVIFAGAPGRPALGWASVEITIDNSDGAVPLDLSEITVGRAMFASGETEYSINGTACRQLDIAELLSDTGLGRESHTIVSQGQLDAILTARPEDRRAFIDEAAGITKHRRRKDRAVRKLTQMAEHAERLADVDRELRRSLRPLERQAEAAARHAELAAQLRAVRIERVTDMLVRSTRRYAAVADRHADQASAARRLQERLERLRAEQEMAEGALAELRHAAERAASAHFRLANGLERLRSVRTQITERQIGLQTALDEPVMLRDPADLRKAAGQEREALAAAEREVAQNQGVLTHAVAAHEEADRVRRAHAQAAAAEARRRAAARELRLRWEGEVAALRSTLARAVSEQGRIGGRLSALRERDQRHADDIAAARAAYEEQRARCETQIAAAEAADTEVDALRAALDEVIAEERDCERRRAALAARVDALAAAAADVTDGTRTLLDGRPAGVVGLLAEQLTVAAGDERAIGVALGPAAEALIVADPDAAEAAARQVRDGDDGRVHLLVAGASRPRARAVPDGARAAVDLLEGPAPVVSAIAPLLRDTVVVDDYDTACRVARERPDLTVVTTAGELAGARGYVVGSTPPGSTVERHAALGDARWQLATVDDEAADIAGRAASAQSAFVAAEEARSAVVVELRVATVARDERAEQLRRLEAEAAAYHRELEAVEQAAEQVDREVGSRSNELAVLEAAAQPDATEDDGGADVEAERLVDALRAAQEREVDARVALSSAVSRRDEIARRIAVAEREAAELERAWAAADERQERRRIAVERCRALAEVVDHALRAGMDALDASAAERSTVEARRDEQQAALGALRSRSSDAERELSDHTRSQHTGELAVAEARHALDDARTRARDLGLDPDGLVDDDPASVGDERRAELVSTEEDLARQVALLGPVNPLAVDEFEALKERQRFLSEQLDDLERSRQDLLEMVTAVDERIREIFGQAFADVAVEFERLFERLFPGGEGRLELTDPDDLLTTGVDVLARPAGKRVSRLSLLSGGERSLVALALAFAIFAARPSPFYVLDEVEAALDDINLQRVLDVIDEFRSSSQLIVVTHQKRTMEVADVLYGVTMRTGGVSKVLSQRLSDVA comes from the coding sequence GTGTATCTGTCGTCCCTCACCCTGCGCGGCTTCAAGTCGTTCGCCGACAAGACGACCCTCGCCATGGAGCCCGGTGTCACGGTCATCGTCGGGCCCAACGGCTCAGGCAAGTCCAACGTCGTGGACGCGCTCACGTGGGTGCTGGGGACCCAGAGCCCCCGCTCTCTGCGCGGCGGCGCGATGTCCGACGTCATCTTCGCCGGAGCGCCCGGTCGCCCCGCGCTGGGGTGGGCATCGGTCGAGATCACAATCGACAACTCCGATGGCGCCGTACCGCTGGACCTCAGCGAGATCACCGTGGGCCGTGCGATGTTCGCCTCGGGCGAGACCGAGTACTCGATCAACGGCACGGCCTGTCGCCAGCTCGACATCGCCGAGCTGCTGAGTGACACCGGACTGGGGCGCGAGAGCCACACCATCGTCAGCCAGGGCCAGCTCGACGCGATCCTGACCGCCCGTCCGGAGGATCGCCGCGCGTTCATCGACGAGGCCGCAGGCATCACCAAGCACCGCCGCCGCAAGGACCGTGCAGTCCGAAAGCTGACCCAGATGGCCGAGCACGCGGAGCGGCTGGCCGACGTCGACCGCGAGCTCAGGCGGAGCCTGCGCCCGCTGGAACGCCAGGCCGAGGCTGCGGCGCGGCACGCCGAGCTGGCGGCCCAGCTGCGCGCGGTCCGCATCGAGCGCGTCACCGACATGCTGGTGCGGTCCACCCGCCGGTACGCCGCGGTGGCCGACCGCCACGCCGACCAGGCGAGTGCGGCGCGGCGCCTGCAGGAGCGGCTCGAGCGCCTGCGCGCCGAGCAGGAGATGGCGGAGGGCGCGCTAGCCGAGCTGCGGCACGCCGCCGAGCGTGCGGCGTCCGCCCACTTCCGGCTGGCCAACGGCCTGGAGCGGTTGCGATCGGTGCGGACCCAGATCACCGAGCGCCAGATCGGCCTGCAGACCGCACTCGACGAGCCCGTGATGCTGCGCGACCCCGCCGACCTGCGCAAGGCGGCAGGCCAGGAGCGCGAAGCGCTGGCAGCGGCCGAGCGCGAGGTGGCCCAGAACCAGGGCGTGCTCACCCATGCCGTGGCCGCACACGAGGAGGCCGATCGCGTCCGCCGGGCCCACGCGCAGGCCGCTGCCGCGGAGGCGCGGCGCCGGGCCGCTGCGCGGGAGCTCCGCCTGCGCTGGGAGGGCGAAGTCGCTGCCCTGCGATCCACGCTCGCACGAGCCGTCAGCGAGCAGGGACGCATCGGCGGCCGGCTGAGCGCGCTGCGGGAGCGCGACCAGCGACATGCCGACGACATCGCCGCGGCGCGCGCGGCGTACGAGGAGCAGCGGGCGCGGTGCGAGACGCAGATCGCAGCCGCCGAGGCCGCCGACACCGAGGTCGACGCGCTGCGGGCGGCGCTCGACGAGGTCATCGCCGAAGAGCGTGACTGCGAGCGGCGGCGCGCCGCGCTGGCTGCGCGTGTCGACGCGCTCGCCGCCGCTGCGGCAGACGTGACCGACGGGACGCGCACCCTCCTGGACGGCCGGCCCGCGGGCGTCGTGGGTCTCCTCGCCGAGCAGCTCACCGTCGCCGCGGGCGACGAACGGGCCATCGGCGTCGCCCTCGGCCCGGCGGCCGAGGCGTTGATCGTGGCGGATCCCGACGCGGCGGAAGCGGCGGCACGACAGGTGCGCGACGGAGACGACGGCCGTGTCCACCTGCTGGTCGCCGGTGCCAGCCGTCCACGGGCACGTGCCGTACCCGACGGTGCCCGAGCCGCGGTCGACCTGCTCGAGGGCCCGGCTCCGGTCGTCTCCGCGATCGCGCCCCTGCTGCGCGACACCGTCGTCGTCGACGACTACGACACCGCCTGCCGGGTGGCCCGGGAACGCCCCGACCTGACCGTGGTCACCACGGCCGGCGAGCTCGCGGGCGCCCGCGGCTACGTGGTCGGCAGCACCCCGCCCGGCTCCACCGTCGAGCGGCACGCGGCGCTCGGCGATGCGCGCTGGCAGCTTGCCACCGTCGACGACGAGGCGGCCGACATCGCCGGACGGGCCGCGTCCGCACAGTCCGCCTTCGTGGCCGCCGAGGAGGCCAGGTCGGCGGTCGTCGTTGAGCTTCGCGTCGCGACGGTGGCACGCGACGAGCGGGCGGAACAGCTGCGCAGGCTCGAGGCGGAGGCCGCGGCCTACCATCGTGAGCTCGAAGCCGTCGAGCAGGCCGCTGAGCAGGTCGACCGCGAGGTGGGGTCACGCAGCAACGAGCTCGCCGTGCTCGAGGCGGCCGCGCAGCCCGACGCCACGGAGGACGACGGTGGCGCCGACGTCGAGGCAGAGCGTCTCGTCGACGCGCTGCGGGCGGCGCAGGAGCGCGAGGTCGACGCGCGCGTCGCCTTGTCGTCGGCGGTCAGCCGTCGGGACGAGATCGCGCGGCGCATCGCCGTCGCCGAACGGGAGGCTGCAGAGCTCGAGCGCGCCTGGGCAGCCGCCGACGAGCGCCAGGAACGGCGGCGCATCGCCGTCGAGCGGTGCCGCGCGCTCGCCGAGGTCGTCGACCACGCGCTGCGGGCCGGTATGGACGCGCTCGACGCGTCCGCTGCGGAGCGGTCCACGGTTGAGGCGCGCCGCGACGAGCAGCAGGCGGCGCTCGGAGCGTTGCGCTCGCGGTCGTCCGACGCCGAGCGTGAGCTGTCCGACCACACCCGCAGCCAGCACACCGGCGAGCTTGCCGTCGCCGAGGCGCGCCACGCACTGGACGATGCTCGCACGCGCGCCCGCGACCTCGGCCTGGATCCCGACGGGCTGGTCGACGACGACCCGGCCTCGGTCGGTGACGAACGTCGTGCGGAGCTGGTCTCCACCGAGGAGGACCTTGCCCGTCAGGTCGCCCTGCTGGGGCCGGTCAACCCGCTCGCGGTCGACGAGTTCGAGGCGCTCAAGGAGCGGCAGCGCTTCCTCAGCGAGCAGCTCGACGACCTCGAACGGTCGCGCCAGGACCTCCTCGAGATGGTCACGGCCGTCGACGAGCGGATCCGTGAGATCTTCGGCCAGGCGTTCGCCGACGTCGCCGTCGAGTTCGAGCGCCTGTTCGAGCGCCTGTTCCCCGGCGGCGAGGGTCGTCTGGAGCTGACTGACCCCGACGACCTGCTCACGACCGGCGTCGATGTGCTGGCGCGTCCGGCCGGCAAGCGGGTGTCCCGGCTGTCGCTCCTGTCGGGCGGGGAACGCTCGCTCGTGGCGCTCGCGCTGGCGTTCGCGATCTTCGCGGCCCGTCCGTCGCCGTTCTACGTGCTCGACGAGGTCGAGGCGGCGCTGGACGACATCAACCTCCAGCGGGTGCTCGACGTCATCGACGAGTTCCGGTCCAGCAGCCAGCTGATCGTGGTGACCCACCAGAAGCGGACCATGGAGGTCGCCGACGTGCTGTACGGCGTCACGATGCGGACCGGCGGGGTCTCCAAGGTGCTCAGCCAGCGGTTGTCCGACGTCGCCTGA
- the rnc gene encoding ribonuclease III, whose amino-acid sequence MPTCGGIALQRALAVEVSDPELWTRALTHRSFAFEAGGTPDNERLEFLGDAVLQLVITDEIFRGLSDAREGRLAKLRAAMVNTARLAELARAVDLGAAVKLGRGEEQSGGRDKDSILADTLEAVFGAIYLDQGLETVTTVIRALFRPLIEELSTQHAALDYKTSLQELAAARLSSLPVYEVTDSGPDHDKEFVAEAILDGERLGRGHGRSKKAAEQEAAREAYAVLAERVGETHDRIDVAGTVAGSRSDATGEHA is encoded by the coding sequence ATGCCGACCTGTGGTGGCATCGCGCTGCAACGTGCACTGGCTGTGGAGGTTTCCGATCCGGAGCTGTGGACCCGTGCGCTGACCCACCGCAGCTTCGCCTTCGAAGCGGGTGGCACGCCGGACAACGAGCGGCTGGAGTTCCTGGGCGACGCTGTGCTCCAGCTCGTGATCACAGACGAGATCTTCCGCGGGTTGTCGGACGCTCGTGAGGGGCGGCTGGCCAAGCTGCGTGCGGCCATGGTCAACACTGCACGTCTTGCGGAGCTCGCCCGCGCGGTGGATCTCGGCGCGGCGGTCAAGCTGGGCCGCGGCGAGGAGCAGTCGGGCGGGCGCGACAAGGACTCGATCCTGGCGGACACGCTCGAGGCCGTGTTCGGCGCGATCTACCTCGACCAGGGCCTGGAGACCGTCACGACGGTCATCCGTGCCCTGTTCCGCCCCCTGATCGAGGAGCTGTCGACCCAGCACGCCGCGCTGGACTACAAGACCTCGTTACAGGAGCTCGCCGCCGCCCGTCTGTCGTCGCTGCCGGTGTACGAGGTGACCGACTCCGGGCCCGACCACGACAAGGAGTTCGTGGCCGAGGCCATCCTCGACGGGGAGCGGCTCGGACGGGGGCATGGGCGCAGCAAGAAGGCAGCCGAGCAGGAGGCCGCGCGCGAGGCGTACGCGGTCCTCGCCGAACGGGTCGGCGAGACGCACGACCGAATTGACGTCGCCGGTACTGTTGCCGGCAGCCGGTCGGATGCAACAGGAGAGCACGCGTGA
- a CDS encoding DUF177 domain-containing protein — protein sequence MPSPADTLIDVRSLIDRPGATRSLDRHVAVPANFADELIEVGPRVTVVAIIERVVDGLLVQGTVTAPARVACARCLAERDEQIHADVIEMFSARVGAEEDVEPGYDIVDATIDIDTLIRDALATVMPVRPLCRPDCVGLCPVCGTDLNVAPCNGHPEQQDPRWAALSELRLPDAR from the coding sequence ATGCCCTCACCTGCCGACACGCTGATCGACGTCCGTTCGTTGATCGACCGGCCGGGAGCGACCAGGTCGCTCGACCGGCATGTCGCCGTGCCCGCGAACTTCGCCGATGAGTTGATCGAGGTCGGTCCGCGGGTGACGGTCGTGGCCATCATCGAGCGCGTGGTCGACGGTCTGCTGGTGCAGGGCACGGTGACGGCACCGGCACGGGTCGCGTGCGCCCGGTGCCTCGCCGAGCGCGACGAGCAGATCCACGCCGACGTCATCGAGATGTTCAGCGCCAGGGTCGGCGCGGAGGAGGACGTCGAGCCTGGGTACGACATCGTCGACGCCACCATCGACATCGACACGCTGATCCGGGACGCACTGGCCACCGTCATGCCGGTCCGGCCGCTGTGCCGCCCGGACTGCGTCGGGCTGTGCCCCGTCTGCGGCACCGATCTGAACGTCGCGCCGTGCAACGGCCACCCCGAGCAGCAGGACCCACGGTGGGCCGCCCTGTCCGAGCTGCGTCTTCCGGACGCCCGCTAG
- a CDS encoding WYL domain-containing protein, whose translation MLDRLRLEETREALRLLGVEAPTGRTTALRALRDAFAQFGFVRQQLEQSPPVARSAFLRLLHEGPLSVEQLLGRGWWARGMLPTPLDWLQRRAFVMVDDAGRVVAVREAREGYLAGAHEPPDEADDEPFTGAARLSVEPAGAVVICEDADLLHRAVALAAGRLQLVAPTVAVSTGSPATVVRALREANLPLVEDLQVAASSSQPALPDRVEQAVGPQAIRALLTRAVAEERQVRLDYYASSRGGVATDRVVDPWRFVDDLLTGWCHLRTAERTFALDRIGRARMLPAAITHRDGA comes from the coding sequence GTGCTCGACCGTCTCCGGCTCGAAGAGACGCGGGAGGCGCTGCGACTGCTCGGCGTCGAGGCGCCGACCGGCAGGACGACGGCCCTGCGTGCACTGCGCGACGCCTTCGCCCAGTTCGGCTTCGTCCGCCAGCAGCTCGAGCAGTCGCCGCCAGTCGCGCGCAGCGCGTTCCTGCGCCTGCTCCACGAGGGACCGCTGTCGGTGGAGCAGTTGCTCGGACGCGGCTGGTGGGCGCGAGGGATGCTGCCGACCCCACTGGACTGGCTGCAGCGGCGCGCGTTCGTGATGGTCGACGACGCCGGCCGTGTCGTCGCCGTCCGGGAGGCACGTGAGGGCTACCTGGCCGGTGCGCACGAGCCACCCGACGAGGCCGACGACGAGCCGTTCACCGGCGCCGCGCGGCTGAGCGTCGAGCCGGCCGGCGCGGTCGTCATCTGCGAGGACGCCGACCTGCTCCACCGCGCGGTCGCGCTCGCCGCCGGGCGTCTGCAACTGGTGGCGCCGACGGTGGCCGTGTCGACCGGGTCGCCCGCCACCGTGGTCCGCGCGCTGCGCGAGGCGAACCTGCCGCTCGTCGAGGACCTGCAGGTCGCGGCGAGCTCCAGCCAGCCTGCATTGCCGGACCGCGTCGAGCAGGCGGTGGGCCCCCAGGCGATCCGCGCGCTGCTGACGCGTGCGGTCGCCGAGGAGCGTCAGGTCCGGCTCGACTACTACGCGTCGTCGCGCGGCGGGGTTGCGACGGACCGCGTGGTCGACCCGTGGCGGTTCGTGGACGATCTGCTGACGGGCTGGTGCCACCTGCGTACGGCCGAGCGCACCTTCGCCCTCGACCGGATCGGTCGGGCGCGCATGCTGCCGGCCGCCATCACCCACCGCGACGGCGCCTGA
- a CDS encoding alpha/beta hydrolase — MRTLKRLLLWWAASTVATVAAALWAAGRSRPEPPADASPDPPPQLPPARIIPVAGHGELFVRDAVGPAPGAPTVLLLHGWMFPADMHWFSSYGPLSERARVLAPDHRGHGRGTRPSRPFRLTDVADDAAALIRALDAGPVTAVGYSMGGPIALLLWQRHPELVSGLVLCATSATFNVTRTDHWLWRGMGVLQLVMRLFPRHWWERALHAVIGGRMPLQLTRMIGIDLPDQLAGLLPWMVGEVDRGSAEDIAEAGRELSRFDARAWMATVDVPAAVIVTTRDKLVGVANQRDLAARLGPGTTVIELDVDHDAMIARADVFAPALLAAVDAVTSSGCVRPQVVGEPARAEQGRVATGKVRSDSPSRRTP, encoded by the coding sequence ATGCGAACGCTCAAACGACTGCTGCTGTGGTGGGCCGCGTCCACCGTGGCGACCGTCGCAGCGGCGCTATGGGCCGCGGGACGCTCGCGCCCCGAGCCCCCGGCGGATGCCAGCCCCGATCCTCCACCGCAGCTCCCACCGGCACGGATCATCCCCGTGGCCGGCCACGGAGAGCTGTTCGTCCGCGACGCCGTCGGCCCCGCGCCGGGCGCGCCCACAGTGCTGCTGCTGCACGGCTGGATGTTTCCGGCCGACATGCACTGGTTCTCGTCGTACGGCCCGCTGTCGGAGCGCGCGCGGGTGCTTGCACCCGACCACCGCGGTCACGGCCGCGGCACACGCCCGTCTCGACCGTTCCGGCTGACCGACGTCGCCGATGACGCAGCGGCACTGATCCGCGCGCTGGACGCCGGCCCGGTCACGGCCGTCGGCTACTCGATGGGGGGCCCGATCGCCCTGCTCCTGTGGCAGCGTCACCCCGAGCTGGTGTCCGGCCTGGTGCTGTGCGCCACGAGCGCAACCTTCAACGTCACCCGGACCGACCACTGGCTGTGGCGCGGCATGGGAGTCCTGCAGCTGGTCATGCGCCTGTTCCCGCGCCACTGGTGGGAGCGGGCGTTGCACGCCGTCATCGGTGGCAGGATGCCCCTACAGCTGACACGGATGATCGGGATCGACCTTCCCGACCAGCTCGCCGGCCTACTGCCCTGGATGGTCGGCGAGGTTGACCGTGGCAGCGCCGAGGACATCGCCGAAGCCGGACGGGAGCTGTCGCGGTTCGACGCTCGCGCGTGGATGGCGACCGTCGACGTCCCCGCCGCAGTCATCGTCACGACGCGCGACAAGCTGGTCGGCGTCGCCAACCAGCGCGACCTGGCCGCCCGGCTTGGTCCGGGCACGACCGTCATCGAGCTCGACGTCGACCACGACGCAATGATCGCGCGGGCCGACGTGTTCGCTCCGGCGCTGCTGGCCGCGGTCGACGCCGTGACCAGCTCCGGATGTGTCCGCCCTCAGGTGGTCGGCGAGCCGGCGCGAGCCGAGCAGGGACGGGTGGCCACGGGCAAGGTCAGGTCTGACAGCCCGAGCAGGCGAACACCGTGA